From the Juglans microcarpa x Juglans regia isolate MS1-56 chromosome 3D, Jm3101_v1.0, whole genome shotgun sequence genome, the window TCTTTCTGATAAACTGCCATTACACAAATCCTCAGATACTTGTGCTGCCTCGGATTTAGCAAATTCATCGGTTTACAATTCCTTGCAAGGATCAAAGCCATCATGGGTTTCTCATATCTCAGTTTCTAAGCTAGCCAACTTGTCATTTGTGACTAGAATTCGAGTGCCTGTTCCTAACATTAACTTCCCGGTTCCTGATTCAGGCCGCAATTTTGTACCCAGTTTGTTCTCTTCTTCTGTTGCATCTTCTCCGCTTCTTCTTAATTTGTATCAGTCCGCAGACTTGGCCAAAGCTCCAAAGCCAACTGCACATGGGCATAGTATATCTAACTCGCCTTCTGAGGTTATGTATCGATGGCATTTACCTGAGCCAAATGCCATAGATGTATCAGGTGTTTCTGATTGTTCATCTGCAAAGTCTAGAACGGTGGTGGTTTTGCTTGGATGGTTGGGAGCAAAGCAGAAACATCTTAATAGATATGCAGAATGGTATACTTCGAGGGGGTTTCATGCCATTACCTTTACTTTTCCAATGGCTGAGATTCTTAGTTACCAGTTTGGTGGGAACGCTGAAGAGCATATAGACTTGCTTGTGAACCACTTGGCTGGTTGGTTAGAAGAGGAGCATGGAAAGAACCTTGTATTTCATACCTTCAGCAACACTGGATGGTTAACGTGAGTTTACTCTCTTGAATACACACAGTGTgacaattttcttattttcttactttGTGGAATCAAGTTGCTCTATTGgttatttggatttttattttgtaagcaGGTATGGGGTTATTTTGGAGAAGTTGAAGAAACAGGATGCTTCTTTGATGGGAAGGATTAGGGGTTGCATTGTAGATTCTGCACCAGTTGCAGCACCTGATCCACAGGTAAATGATACTTTCAGCTCTATGAGAGGCTTTTatttacatgtttttttattataagtggTTTTTGTTCACATGATGAAGGAAACTGCTCTTATGTTGGAGAGTAAACTTTTGTCATTAACATTCCTATGTCTGATAAACATAGACCTTTGTGACCTTTGTTTCAGTCCAAAGAGTTGGCCAAAGCTTCAAAAACCTTTTAACTTTAGTATGTCTGAAATTATCTGCTACGaccaaaataataattggatgtccataaaaatctaaaactatAGGCCAGCTGTGTGGGACTTTTTTGTGCACCCTCAATTTCAATAAATGTTTTATGTCTCGTGCACTTTCTCACGAGTAACTGTGTTAATGCTGTTTGTTTTATCTTGCATCTGTTGCTCTTGTTGCTGCCAATTCTATGTTGCCACTGCTTTTTTAAAGTTGACTGGATGAATATGGTGAACAATGGTTAATGGATCCTCCATTTCTTCTGTGTAGGTCTGGGCTTCAGGTTTCTCTGCAGCTTTTCTAAAAAAGCGTAGTGTTGCAACAAAGGGAACTATTAGTCCCAAGGAATCTGGCATGGAGGTATTGGTTGGCAATAATCAAGCTGCGGAACCTAAACCTGCAGTGACTGAAGCAGCATTGCTTTTACTTCTCGAGAAGTTCTTTGAGGTGGTCTTGAATCTCCCTGCAATTAACAGGTAGTTATCCTTTACTGAAATTTCACTGCTGGATCATTTAATAAGCTTGTAGCCTTGTAATGCCTCATAAGCTTGAAAATATGTTAAATAATTTACGAGTTAGGAATTACTTTTTTGTTCGAAGGTATTCAATTGAATGCAAGGGCAGGGGAAAGGGTTATGTATCTTAAATAAGAAAGCATCATATgcaaatttctttaatttttttagagagatacttattgtgtacttgggttacgcctttgaaaaattatattcttaagctGGTATGTAGAGCACACCTATAGTAAAGTGCTtacatggcataatttgatttggaagataaattctaaaatttgaattttacaaatcaaatcttactatttaagtgatgtagatGGTATACTCTACACACCggcttgataatagaataactttACGCCTTTTGGGCTTTTCAATAGAGATTATTTAACTTGTTGCAaaatcccccctcccccctccccaatagaagttacttttatttttctgctcaTTTCATATGACATGTCTAGGCATTTTATTGAAACTTTGCCCGTGGGGTTATTGCATTTATTTTAGGGTTATCTAGTTCCAAGATGGCTCTTAAACATTATCCTACTCATTGACACCATTTTGCAGCATAGATTACATTGCTGCGATGGTAAACTAATTAAGTAGCAGCATTTGATTagtataattaatatactaatcaTCTGGACCTTACTGTCTCTCAACTCCTTAAAATGATTTCGTTGGATTACAGGAGGCTTTCTGATGTATTGAGGCTGTTATCATCTGGGCAACCAAGCTGTCCacaattatacatatatagctCTGCGGACAGAGTTATTCCTTCAGGTTCGGTGGAATCATTCATAAAGAAGCAGCAGAAGGCAGGGCATGAGGTCCGGGCCTGCAACTTTGTGTCCACACCTCATGTTGATCATTTTAGAAATGATCCAAAACTGTATAGTCTGCAGCTGACCCAGTTTTTAGAGGACTGCGTGCTTACATGTTGCAAACGTTCGGTATAGTCAAGCTCATGAGTCGCTAACCGACTCTTTCTTAcaacatttatatttatttatataactcATAACTGATTCATTGATCTAGAGGTTGTTGAATGCAATAAAAGAGTTTTAGCTATCTATTCATATTACTTTGTTCTttacatgtaaaaaataaataaatacatgaacaggATATATCCGATTCAATACAGGCCAGGGTTTCTTTGATACTAAGAAGCTATAATCTTTATTGAATAATTCGTGGCCGGCAACTcaacatgttttatttaattttactggTACAAGTCTGTGTGATGTTGGTGCATCTTTGACTTCAATAACAGTTGGTATGGAGCATCCTCCCTGGAGTTTGTGATTTTCTTACGAAGATTGGGTATCCGGGAAAATAGTATAATTCTTCTCGAAGTTAAACTAGGAAATAAGACATTTTTTCCGTTTGGAGACGTCGATGGATGCTatcttaattcaactcatttcatttttataatttttttaaatttttatacaaaatataataaataattaaattttttttaaattataaaataataataatattaaaatataatattttatttaattcattttaaattatcttatctcctctcatcttatcttatttcactaATTAAACGAGCTTAcagaatgagaagaaaaaatattaaaaaaaataaatatggcaATTTGGGGCCACCAACAACAATGATTGAGACTTGAGAGACTTTGAGAGTGATAATGACCCTCAACCGGTCTATGCGAAACTACGAAATGCCCTTGCCGAAGAAACACAATGGTAACCATCTACCGAGGATATTGATGTAACTTCATCAACAAGAACGTTATTTGTACTCTACTCTCACTCTTCGCGCAAAACACACACCCACGCACTCCTACCACCGACTCGAGTAATTAACGAAACCCCTAATCCTAATCTCCCCAAATCAGTGTTAGGTTTAGGGATTTGTGACTCTGCAAGCAAGCCATGGCTTCCAGCGTCTGCATAAACGAAATCCTGACGGACGACGAGATACGATTGATTCTGGCGAAGCTTGGGAGCGACAAGGACATGGAGGCGTTCGGCTTGGTCTGTAAGAAATGGCTGTATCTGCAGAGCACGGAGAGGAAGAGGCTAGCCGCACGGGCCGGAATCCACATGCTCCGCAAGATGGCCGCGAGGTTCTCCCGGGTCGTGGAGCTCGACCTCTCTCAGTCCGCTTCCCGCTCCTTTTTTCCCGGTGTTATCGACTCCGATCTCTTTGTTATTGCCGATGGGTTTAGGTGCCTCAGAGTGCTCAATTTGCAGAACTGCAAAGGTATAttcttctgttttttgttttttccgagAAAGTGAACTAAATTTGTTTATCTGACTGTGTTTTGTGCCCAATTTGCAAAGTTCTTTTTTGGATTGGTTTAGTGAGCTTTTGGAATTTGAGTGCttggttgtgtttgtttgaCTGTTCTGTTTGTTTCTGGGAAGGATTGTTTATTTCTCTGAGAAAATGTGTGGATGGGATGGAAGTATAGGAGGTGTATTAGAATGCTCAATTGGAGAATGATGGCAACTGCAAATTTGGATGGTTTGCTGTCTCTCATGAAAGTTCTATTTACTAGTGAGAAAGATATGAGACCTGGGAGATCTTTTTGGGTATTTGTGCTAAATTTACtgaaaattttatcatttagttttttttttttactggttTTGGTATTATGAGGGTAACGAACTTGTTGAATTGAAGTTATTTTGGTTTGTTAGTTGCTTTaagaaattgaggaaaaattctaaattacaTTAAGACTACTCAAAGTTACAAATGGAACTCTTGAAATTGTTGTAAACTGCAAGAACTTCCCCCTCTCAGGCAACACGGGAACCCATTCACTCCCCTATCATGCTAAATATGTTGGAATAGGTATTTCAGTTAGTTTGATGGGTTTTCGTATGTTTCTAGGGAAAATATCCAATTTTactgaaggaaaaaaatgtgGAATTTAGATTAAAGGTAGATATCCGATGGTGCTCTATTTGCAGAATGTACATTTTGATTGTCTAAGTTGTTGGATGGTTGTT encodes:
- the LOC121255538 gene encoding transmembrane protein 53: MGSLSGILQRPLVAAAAVTVASVSADLSDKLPLHKSSDTCAASDLANSSVYNSLQGSKPSWVSHISVSKLANLSFVTRIRVPVPNINFPVPDSGRNFVPSLFSSSVASSPLLLNLYQSADLAKAPKPTAHGHSISNSPSEVMYRWHLPEPNAIDVSGVSDCSSAKSRTVVVLLGWLGAKQKHLNRYAEWYTSRGFHAITFTFPMAEILSYQFGGNAEEHIDLLVNHLAGWLEEEHGKNLVFHTFSNTGWLTYGVILEKLKKQDASLMGRIRGCIVDSAPVAAPDPQVWASGFSAAFLKKRSVATKGTISPKESGMEVLVGNNQAAEPKPAVTEAALLLLLEKFFEVVLNLPAINRRLSDVLRLLSSGQPSCPQLYIYSSADRVIPSGSVESFIKKQQKAGHEVRACNFVSTPHVDHFRNDPKLYSLQLTQFLEDCVLTCCKRSV